Proteins encoded within one genomic window of Rhododendron vialii isolate Sample 1 chromosome 1a, ASM3025357v1:
- the LOC131332294 gene encoding pectinesterase-like, which translates to MDDHHIEDFDYFHMHMKDGSRNLVVSNPVALFVVPPPINITFNATVAQDGSGDYTTIKAAIDAAPVGSANRYYIHVKQGVYRDEYVTVEKNKINIALIGDDARNTFISGNRSIAMGYTNVPETASMIVDGSGFMARSITFENSAPPPNSHQAVALTNNANHSAFYQCVFLSYQDTLLANHNRQFYKDCDIYGSVDFVWGFAKAVFQDCRLYARRIGSDGNMVTAQGKDTPTLDSGFSFQNCKVTIDPNLALRKSEVSVVLGRPWKDYATVVFMESFLDDIIKPEGWLISWDNIRKPYIFYAEYNNSGPGANTSGRVKWPGCRVLTSATEATRFTVSKFIDGDAWIPEMGIPYQGGLNA; encoded by the exons ATGGATGATCATCACATAGAGGATTTTGATTACTTCCACATGCACATGAAAGATGGGAGCAGGAACCTTGTAGTGAGCAACCCTGTTGCGCTCTTTGTAGTgc CTCCCCCCATCAATATTACCTTCAATGCCACTGTAGCCCAGGATGGTTCCGGTGACTACACCACGATAAAGGCTGCAATCGATGCTGCTCCTGTCGGAAGTGCGAATAGATATTATATCCATGTTAAGCAGGGAGTCTACAGAGACGAATACGTCACtgtggagaaaaacaaaataaacatcGCATTGATCGGCGATGATGCTCGCAACACCTTTATTAGCGGGAACCGGAGCATTGCCATGGGATATACAAACGTCCCCGAAACTGCATCAATGA TTGTCGATGGCTCAGGATTTATGGCTCGATCAATAACCTTTGAGAATTCAGCTCCACCACCCAATAGTCATCAAGCTGTTGCTTTGACCAATAACGCCAATCACTCCGCATTCTATCAATGTGTTTTTTTGAGTTACCAAGACACCCTATTGGCAAACCACAATCGACAATTCTATAAGGATTGTGATATCTATGGAAGCGTAGATTTTGTTTGGGGTTTTGCCAAAGCAGTGTTTCAGGATTGCCGTTTATACGCACGCCGAATCGGCTCCGATGGCAACATGGTCACCGCTCAGGGGAAGGATACCCCAACCTTGGATAGTGGATTTTCATTCCAAAACTGTAAGGTTACTATTGACCCAAATCTAGCGCTGCGTAAGAGTGAAGTGTCGGTTGTCCTTGGTCGGCCGTGGAAGGATTATGCTACAGTCGTGTTCATGGAGTCATTCCTAGACGATATTATCAAACCAGAAGGGTGGTTGATCTCATGGGATAACATACGCAAACCCTATATATTCTATGCGGAGTATAATAACTCAGGTCCAGGAGCAAACACAAGTGGAAGAGTCAAATGGCCAGGGTGTAGGGTGTTAACAAGTGCAACAGAAGCTACCCGTTTTACAGTTTCCAAGTTCATTGATGGAGATGCATGGATACCAGAAATGGGTATTCCATATCAAGGTGGTTTAAATGCATGA